The genomic DNA CGTGGCCGCGAACCCCCGCACGTTCTTCCAGATTTACTGGCTCGGCACTCGCCAGCGCATCCGTGCGCTTCTCGACCGCGCCAAGGCAGCCGGTGCTTGTGGGATCGTCGTGACGCTCGACTGGTCCTTCGCCACGCGTCGCGACTGGGAGAGTCCCTTCATCCCCGATCGCCTCACGTTCCGCAACATGCTCAGGCTGGCTCCGGAAGCGCTCGCTCGCCCCGGTTGGCTCTGGCAGTACCTCAAGCGCGGCAAGCTACCGGATCTCACCGTTCCCAATCTGGCCCAGCCTGGCCAGCGCCCGCCAACGTTCTTTGAGGCCTACTTCGAGTGGATGCAGACGCCGCCACCGACCTGGGAGGACATCGCTTGGCTGCGTAAGCAGTGGGACGGCCCCTTCGTCATAAAGGGTGTCCTCCATCCAGAAGATGCCCGACGGGCCGTCGACATCGGCGCTGACGCGATCTCCGTTTCCAACCATGGCGGGAACAACCTCGACAGTGCCCCAGCCACCATCCGTGTCCTCCCGACCATCGTCGAGGCCGTCGGCGACCGCATCGAGATCCTGCTGGATGGTGGAATTCGCCGCGGCAGTGACGTGGTCAAAGCGCTCGCGCTCGGCGCCCGGGCAGTTCTCATCGGCCGCGCCTACCTGTGGGGTCTCGCTGCCAACGGCGAGGCCGGGGTCCGCAACGTGCTGGAACTCCTGCGCAGCGGTATCGACGAAACCCTGCTCGGGCTCGGCAAGGCCTCGGTCCACGATCTTTGTCCCGACGATCTCATCATTCCGCCGGGTTTCGCTCTCGGACCCTCGGCTGCGGTCGCCCACTGGCGCTCCCGCGAGCCGAGCATGCACCCGCTCCCGGTCTGAGTCACGCCGCCTGCCGACTCCGGCACGCCGTGCTCTGAGCCGGTCGCACCGACCGGCGCATCACCTTGTCGCGAGCCACCGGCACCTATCACATCGTTACAGCATCTTCGGTCGTCCCCAGCAACAACCGTCCCTGCGCAGTGACCACCGCAGCTCGACGAGAAGGCCGTTTCGCGAACTGTTCACGATAGCCGAACACGGCCATTGACGACACTTCAGGACTGATGTTAGGGTACGGCTAGTGCCGGAACGAACCCGCCTCAGCGCGAGGCGCTCGAAGCGGCGGCACTCGTGGGGTACCGAAAGGGGGAGTCGGTGAAGACGCGCGCAGCCGTCCTCTGGGGGCCGACCCAGCACTTCGAGATCGAAGAACTCGAGCTCGAAGAACCAAAAGAAGGCGAGCTGCTCATCAAGCTGGTCGCCACTGGCCTGTGCCACTCCGACTGGTACTTCGCCACCGGTGACAGCCCTGGCCGGTACCCCATCGTCGCCGGGCACGAGGGTGCAGGAATCGTCGAAAAGGTCGGCCCCGGTGTGACCGACTTCCAGCCGGGCGACCATGTGGTCTTGACGTTCATCCCGCCCTGCGGCAAATGCCGCTGGTGCCTGAGCGGTATCCCGGTCCTGTGCGATCGCGGCGCCAACGTGACGATCGGTGCCCAGCTCGATGGTACCTTCCGCCTCCACACCAAGGATGGCCAAGACGTCGGCCAGTTCGCCATGATCGGCTGCTTCAGCGAGTGGACGGTCGCACCGACGGACGCCGTGGTCAAGATCGATCCCGACATTCCGCTCGACAAGGCCTGCCTCGTCGCCTGCGCTGTCCCGACCGGTGCCGGCGCTGCGATGTTCCGAGGCGGGGTCCGTCCCGGCGACACGGTCGCGGTCTACGGTGTCGGCGGTGTCGGCATGAATGCCGTCCAGGGAGCTGTCCTCTCCGGCGCCGTGCGCGTCATCGCGATCGACCGCGTACCGTGGAAACTGGAGAAGGCTCGCGAATTCGGCGCTACACACACTATCGATGTGAACCACGAGGACGTTGTCCAGCGCGTCATGGAAATCACCAACGGCGTCGGTTGCGACAAGGTGCTCCTCACGCTCGACCACGTCAAGCCGGAGCATGTCGGGATCGGTGCCCAGATCACGCGCAAGGCTGGACGCCTCGTCATTGTCGGCGCCTCCGGCCGCGGCATGGACCATATCGCGGTGACGCCCCGCGAGTTCATGCTGCTCGCCAAGGAGATCGTCGGCACGATCTTCGGGCACTCGAATCCGAAGGTCGATATCCCGCGCTTCCTGGAGTTGTACAAGGCTGGCAAGTACAAGCTCGACGAGCTGGTGACCAAGACCTATAAGCTCGACGAGATCAACCAGGGCTATCGTGACGTCGTCGAAGGACGCGTCATCCGCGGCGTGCTCCTCTTCGATCACTGAGCATGCCGCACGACGGTGTACGACTCCGTCGTGATTGAACGTCGCACACTCCTCGCGAGGTGACCCGGCCCTCGATCGGGGTGGCTCGGACAACCGAGTTACCCCGATCTCTTTTTGCCTCGAGCAGTCCCGCCACATACAGGCGCACCCCTCGGCTGTCCGACCATCGTCACCATCCGACCCTGCGCACGACATGAGGCGTCCGACGACCTTCCGGCTGGAGCTTCGCGCCCCCGAGCCGCATCCCGCTACCGATACCGCTCCCTGCAGACGCACCGCACCTGGATGTACCCGTCCGAGTCGGGACTGCGCCGCGTCACCCGACCCGCACTCGACCGATCTGCGCACCCTGGCCAGCCGTTCGTTGCCGGCCGGAGATTGGCTACCACGTGACCAAACGGAGGACCGACTCTGAGGCACCTGCAGGCATGGGCAGTGTTGTCCTGACGGTTAGGCTTCTCTCAGCCGCATTCGCGAGAGGAGGCGAAGGGCTCCCAGGACGCTCCCGACCCGACGACACACGCGACGAGCAGAGACGCCACGAAAGTGAGACCCCTGATGGACAAACGAAAGCGCGCATTCCCCAGCTTCCGCTGCTCCTGGTTCTGACGCTGCTACTGGCTCTGACGCTCCCGGCAGTAACGCACGCGCAACCGGCGGCTGCTCCCTGCCGCGACTTCCCGGAGACCGGTCACTCGGTCTGCCACGGCTTTCTAGCTTTCTGGGACGAGTTCGGCAGGCTGCCGTTGTTCGGCTATCCCTTGACCGACGAGATGACTGTCAACGGTACAGTCGTCCAATATTTCGAGCGTGCCCGGTTCGAGTGGCACCCTGGTGCCGCACCTGACCATCATGACGTCCTGCTGGGACTCCTCGGCACGGAGCAAGCAGCCAGCCGGCAAGGCCAATCACCGTTTCAACCAGCGACACCTGAACCTTCGGCACGCTACTTTCCGGAAACAGCTCACAATCTCTCGGGCGCCTTCCGCACGTACTGGGAGACCTACGGTGGGCTCGCGCTCTTCGGTTTTCCGATCAGCGAGCCGTACGTCGATCACGGTACGACGATCCAGTACTTCGAGCGCGCTCGTTTCGAGTCCCATCCAGGGAAGGCACCCGAACGTGCGCACGTGCTGCTCGGTCTCATCGGAGCCGAACAACTCCGTCTCCAGTCACTGACGACCGTCGCGACTGGGCTCCGCAACCCGCGTGGCATGACCGTCACCACCGACGGCACCGTCTACGTCGCTGAAGCAGGGAACGGTGGAGACACCGTCTGCGTCCCCGGCCCGGAGGGCAACAACGTGTGCTTCGGAACGTCCGGAGCGATCACGCGCATCATCGGTCCGAGGACTGAGCGCATCGTGACCGGTCTCCCCTCGCTGGCCGAGCCCGACGGCTCCGCCGCGATCGGCGTGCACGATCTCCTGATCGGACCTGACGGCATGCTCTATGTCCTCTTGGGTCTCGGCGCCGACCCCGCGGTTCGCGCCCAACTACCGCCGGAAGCTGCGCACCTGGGTCAGCTCCGCCGCATCGCCGCCGACGGGACACGCACGGTCATCGCTGACCTCGCCGCGTACGAGGCCAGCCATGACCCGGACGGCGCCGGCCCGGACAGCAATCCGTACGCCATGCTGGTGGACGGTGACCGCTTCATCGTCGTCGATGCCGGTGCTAACGCGCTCCTCAGCGTCACGATGACTGGGGAGATTACCACACTTGCGGTCTTCCCACCGTTCATGGCTCCAGCACCGCCTTTCCTCGGCCTTCCACCTGGAATCGAAATCCCCGCGCAAACGGTTCCGACCAGTGTCGCGAAGGGCACTGACGCTGCCTACTACGTAAGCGAGCTGACGGGATTTCCCTTCCCGGTCGGCGCCGCCCGTCTCTGGCGCGTCGTGCCAGGCC from Thermomicrobium sp. 4228-Ro includes the following:
- a CDS encoding NDMA-dependent alcohol dehydrogenase encodes the protein MKTRAAVLWGPTQHFEIEELELEEPKEGELLIKLVATGLCHSDWYFATGDSPGRYPIVAGHEGAGIVEKVGPGVTDFQPGDHVVLTFIPPCGKCRWCLSGIPVLCDRGANVTIGAQLDGTFRLHTKDGQDVGQFAMIGCFSEWTVAPTDAVVKIDPDIPLDKACLVACAVPTGAGAAMFRGGVRPGDTVAVYGVGGVGMNAVQGAVLSGAVRVIAIDRVPWKLEKAREFGATHTIDVNHEDVVQRVMEITNGVGCDKVLLTLDHVKPEHVGIGAQITRKAGRLVIVGASGRGMDHIAVTPREFMLLAKEIVGTIFGHSNPKVDIPRFLELYKAGKYKLDELVTKTYKLDEINQGYRDVVEGRVIRGVLLFDH
- a CDS encoding ScyD/ScyE family protein: MGSVVLTVRLLSAAFARGGEGLPGRSRPDDTRDEQRRHESETPDGQTKARIPQLPLLLVLTLLLALTLPAVTHAQPAAAPCRDFPETGHSVCHGFLAFWDEFGRLPLFGYPLTDEMTVNGTVVQYFERARFEWHPGAAPDHHDVLLGLLGTEQAASRQGQSPFQPATPEPSARYFPETAHNLSGAFRTYWETYGGLALFGFPISEPYVDHGTTIQYFERARFESHPGKAPERAHVLLGLIGAEQLRLQSLTTVATGLRNPRGMTVTTDGTVYVAEAGNGGDTVCVPGPEGNNVCFGTSGAITRIIGPRTERIVTGLPSLAEPDGSAAIGVHDLLIGPDGMLYVLLGLGADPAVRAQLPPEAAHLGQLRRIAADGTRTVIADLAAYEASHDPDGAGPDSNPYAMLVDGDRFIVVDAGANALLSVTMTGEITTLAVFPPFMAPAPPFLGLPPGIEIPAQTVPTSVAKGTDAAYYVSELTGFPFPVGAARLWRVVPGQDPQIVSTGFTNLIDLAVAPDGSFIVLEITAHGLLAAQQGLVEGALAQVTADGTYVPILPTGLVTPTAFVRLPDSSLLVTQNSLSGDAAELVHVSG
- the mftD gene encoding pre-mycofactocin synthase MftD (MftD, an enzyme found in the mycofactocin biosynthesis locus, performs an oxidative deamination of 3-amino-5-[(p-hydroxyphenyl)methyl]-4,4-dimethyl-2-pyrrolidinone (AHDP). The resulting compound, now called pre-mycofactocin (PMFT), is a biologically active redox cofactor that can oxidize the non-exchangeable NADH of TIGR03971 family SDR-type oxidoreductases.), which codes for MASTRHWFETIAEAQRRAKKRLPRSVYDAIMAGSERGVTLTDNVAAFAEIGFLPRIAGAPPQRRLATTVLGFEIAFPVIISPTGVQAVHPDAEVAVARAAAAAGTIMILSSFASKPLEEVVAANPRTFFQIYWLGTRQRIRALLDRAKAAGACGIVVTLDWSFATRRDWESPFIPDRLTFRNMLRLAPEALARPGWLWQYLKRGKLPDLTVPNLAQPGQRPPTFFEAYFEWMQTPPPTWEDIAWLRKQWDGPFVIKGVLHPEDARRAVDIGADAISVSNHGGNNLDSAPATIRVLPTIVEAVGDRIEILLDGGIRRGSDVVKALALGARAVLIGRAYLWGLAANGEAGVRNVLELLRSGIDETLLGLGKASVHDLCPDDLIIPPGFALGPSAAVAHWRSREPSMHPLPV